Proteins found in one Subtercola endophyticus genomic segment:
- a CDS encoding TrmH family RNA methyltransferase: MPVIHITDLHPEGLPEDALADYHGLTDVALRRVSEPAGGLYIAESSKVIERAIAAGHRARSVLVEEKWLAGIRSIVPDDVPIYVGPSDVLESLTGFNLHRGALASMHRPALPSVSSLLQDARRVVILEDIVDHTNVGAIFRSVAGLGADAVLITPRCADPLYRRSVRVSMGTVLQVPWTRLPEWNEAAPLLHDAGFEIAALALSDDAVTLDEYAAAPPARVAILFGTEGDGLSRQALSVADTVVTIPMLHGVDSLNVASASAVALWALRV; the protein is encoded by the coding sequence ATGCCCGTGATTCACATTACCGACCTTCACCCCGAGGGCCTGCCCGAAGACGCTCTCGCCGACTATCACGGGCTCACCGATGTGGCACTGCGTCGGGTGAGCGAGCCGGCGGGCGGCCTCTACATCGCGGAATCCAGCAAGGTGATCGAACGGGCGATAGCCGCCGGGCACCGCGCGCGATCGGTGTTGGTCGAAGAGAAGTGGCTCGCGGGCATCCGGAGCATCGTGCCCGACGACGTGCCGATCTACGTCGGGCCGAGCGACGTGCTCGAGAGCCTCACGGGCTTCAACCTGCACCGCGGCGCCCTCGCCTCGATGCACCGACCCGCGTTGCCGAGCGTCAGTTCGCTGCTGCAGGATGCCCGGCGGGTCGTGATTCTCGAGGATATTGTCGACCACACCAACGTCGGCGCCATCTTCCGCTCGGTGGCAGGGCTCGGGGCGGATGCCGTGCTCATCACTCCGCGCTGCGCCGACCCGCTCTACCGCCGCAGCGTGCGCGTCTCGATGGGAACGGTGCTGCAGGTGCCGTGGACGCGGTTGCCCGAGTGGAACGAGGCCGCCCCGCTGCTGCACGACGCCGGCTTCGAGATCGCGGCGCTCGCCCTCAGCGACGACGCCGTGACGCTCGACGAGTACGCAGCGGCGCCGCCGGCCCGCGTGGCCATTCTGTTCGGCACCGAGGGTGACGGCCTCAGCCGCCAGGCGCTGTCGGTGGCCGACACGGTGGTCACGATTCCGATGCTGCACGGAGTCGACTCGCTGAACGTGGCCTCGGCGAGCGCCGTCGCGCTGTGGGCCTTGCGCGTCTGA
- a CDS encoding SGNH/GDSL hydrolase family protein — MTEPHPWRRYVALGDSFTEGIGDPEPASPGGFRGWADRVAEVLSAQADGDFSYANLAIRGRLIRQILAEQTEPALELKPDLITIAAGGNDVIRPGTDPDAIAAQFDAGIVKLKSSGATIVIFTGTDVGFSPVFRSIRGKVAIYNENIRSIAARHDLIVADQWGLASIQDPGFWAPDRLHLNAYGHHEVARMVLAALNVPNDLQPNSPEPLPAASWRQARSGDLVWARQYFVPWVLRRVRHQSSGDGITPKRPDALPVHYALTPPLGADD; from the coding sequence ATGACCGAACCTCACCCCTGGCGCCGCTACGTCGCTCTCGGCGACTCGTTCACCGAAGGCATCGGCGACCCTGAGCCCGCAAGCCCCGGCGGGTTTCGAGGCTGGGCCGACCGGGTCGCCGAGGTTCTCAGCGCCCAGGCCGACGGCGATTTCTCCTATGCGAACCTGGCGATTCGGGGCCGGCTCATCCGCCAGATTCTCGCCGAGCAGACCGAACCGGCCCTCGAGTTGAAGCCCGACCTCATCACGATCGCGGCCGGGGGCAACGACGTCATCCGCCCCGGCACCGACCCTGATGCGATTGCCGCGCAGTTCGACGCGGGCATCGTGAAGCTCAAGAGCAGCGGTGCGACGATCGTCATCTTCACCGGAACCGACGTCGGGTTCTCGCCGGTATTCCGCAGCATTCGGGGAAAGGTCGCGATCTACAACGAGAACATCCGCTCGATTGCGGCGCGCCACGACCTCATCGTTGCCGATCAGTGGGGCTTGGCATCCATTCAAGACCCCGGATTCTGGGCTCCCGACCGCCTGCACCTGAACGCCTACGGTCACCACGAAGTCGCGCGCATGGTGCTCGCCGCGCTCAACGTGCCCAACGACCTGCAGCCGAACTCCCCCGAGCCGCTGCCCGCCGCGAGCTGGCGTCAGGCGCGCTCCGGCGACCTCGTCTGGGCGCGGCAGTACTTCGTGCCGTGGGTGCTGCGTCGGGTGCGGCACCAGAGCTCGGGCGACGGCATCACCCCGAAACGACCGGATGCCCTGCCGGTGCATTACGCGCTCACTCCCCCGCTTGGCGCCGACGACTGA